The proteins below are encoded in one region of Equus caballus isolate H_3958 breed thoroughbred chromosome 16, TB-T2T, whole genome shotgun sequence:
- the CCDC13 gene encoding protein-cysteine N-palmitoyltransferase HHAT-like protein isoform X11 yields the protein MGIKTALPAAELGLYSLVLSGALAYAGRGLLEASQDGAHRKAFRESVRPGWEYIGRKMDVADFEWVMWFTSFRNVIVFALSGHVLFAKLCTMVAPQLRSWMYAVYGALAVMGTMGPWYLLLLLGHCVGLYVASLLGQPWLCLSLGLASLASFKLDPLISWQNGFVTGTFDLQEVLFQGGSGFTVLRCTSFALESCAHPDRRYSLADLLKYNFYLPFFFFGPIMTFDRFHAQVSQVEPVRCEGELWRIRAQAGLSVVAIMAVDIFFHFFYILTIPSDLKFASRLPDSALAGLAYSNLVYDWVKAAVLFGVVNTVARLDHLDPPQPPKCITALYVFAETHFDRGINDWLCKYVYDHIGGEHSEVIPELGATVATFSITTLWLGPCGIVYLWSFLNCFGLNFELWVQKLAKLGPLAQIEASLSEQTSRRVRAVFGAMNFWAIIMYNLVSLNSLEFTDLVARRLLLTGFPQTTLAVLFVTYCGVQLVKERERTLALEEEQKQDKEKLE from the exons ATGGGCATCAAGACAGCGTTACCTGCAGCGGAGCTGGGCCTATACTCCCTGGTGCTGAGTGGGGCCCTGGCCTATGCTGGCCGGGGCCTCCTCGAGGCTTCACAAG ATGGGGCCCACAGGAAGGCGTTCCGGGAGTCTGTGCGACCCGGCTGGGAGTACATTGGCCGGAAGATG GACGTGGCTGACTTCGAGTGGGTGATGTGGTTCACCTCCTTCCGCAATGTCATCGTCTTCGCCCTCTCCGGACATGTGCTGTTTGCTAAACTCTGCACGATGGTTGCCCCCCAG CTCCGCTCCTGGATGTATGCTGTGTACGGGGCCCTGGCCGTGATGGGCACCATGGGCCCTTGgtacctgctgctgctgcttggcCATTGTGTGGGCCTCTATGTGGCCTCactcttgggccagccctggctcTGTCTCAGCCTCGGCCTGGCCAGCCTTGCCTCTTTCAAGCTGGACCCCCTAATCTCCTGGCAG AACGGGTTTGTAACAGGCACTTTTGATCTTCAAGAGGTGCTGTTTCAAGGGGGCAGCGGTTTCACAGTGCTACGTTGTACCAGCTTTGCGCTGGAGAGCTGTGCCCACCCTGATCGCCGCTACTCCCTAGCCGACCTGCTCAAGTACAACTTCTAcctgcctttcttcttcttcgGGCCCATCATGACCTTTGATCGCTTCCACGCCCAG GTGAGCCAGGTGGAGCCAGTGAGGTGCGAGGGTGAGCTGTGGCGCATCCGGGCCCAGGCAGGCCTCAGCGTGGTGGCCATCATGGCAGTGGACATCTTCTTTCACTTCTTCTACATCCTCACCATCCCCAGTGACCTCAAGTTCGCCAGCCGCCTCCCGGATAGCGCCCTTG CTGGCCTAGCCTACTCAAACCTGGTGTACGACTGGGTGAAGGCGGCCGTCCTCTTCGGCGTCGTGAACACCGTGGCGCGCCTGGACCACTTGGACCCGCCCCAGCCTCCCAAGTGCATCACAGCGCTCTACGTCTTCGCGGAAAC acacttTGACCGAGGCATCAACGACTGGCTTTGCAA GTACGTGTATGACCACATTGGAGGGGAGCACTCCGAGGTGATCCCAGAGCTGGGGGCCACTGTGGCCACCTTTTCCATCACCACTCTGTGGCTCGGGCCTTGTGGTATCGTCTACCTGTGGTCATTCCTTAACTGCTTTGGCCTCAACTTTGAGCTCTGGGTGCAGAAACTGGCAAAATTGGGGCCCCTAGCACAAATTGAG GCCTCCCTGTCGGAGCAGACATCCCGCAGGGTCCGGGCTGTCTTTGGGGCCATGAACTTCTGGGCCATCATCATGTACAACCTAGTAAGTCTGAACAGCCTCGAGTTCACAGACCTGGTCGCCCGGCGCCTGCTACTCACAG GGTTTCCCCAGACCACGCTGGCTGTCCTGTTTGTCACCTACTGTGGTGTCCAGCTGGTGAAGGAGCGAGAGCGAACCCTGGcgctggaggaggagcagaagcaggacaaagagaagctggagtag
- the KLHL40 gene encoding kelch-like protein 40, which produces MALGLEQAEEQRLYQQTLLQDGLKDMLDHGKFLDCVVRVGEREFPCHRLVLAACSPYFRARFLAEPERAGELRLEEVSPDVVAQVLHYLYTSEIALDEASVQDLFAAAHRFQIPSIFTICVSFLQKRLCLSNCLAVFRLGLLLDCARLAVAARDFICARFSLVARDADFLGLSADELIAIISSDGLNVEKEEAVFEAVMRWASSGDAEAQAERQRALPTVFESVRFRLLPRAFLESRVERHPLVRAQPELLRKVQMVKDAHEGRLTVLRKKKKGKEAAGAKAADKGTADAKAEEDEEEAERVLPGILNDTLRFGMFLQDLIFMISEEGAVAYDPAANECYCASLSTQIPKNHVSLVTKENQVFVAGGLFYNEDNKEDPMSAYFLQFDHLDSEWLGMPPLPSPRCLFGLGEALNAIYVVGGRELKDGESSLDSVLCYDRQSFKWGESDPLPYAVYGHAVLSHMDLVYVIGGKGSDRKCLNKMCVYDPKKFEWKELAPMQTARSLFGATIHDGRIFVAAGVTDTGLTSSAEVYSIADNKWAPFEAFPQERSSLSLVSLAGTLYAIGGFATLETESGELVPTELNDIWRYNEDEKKWEGVLREIAYAAGATFLPVRLNVLRLTKM; this is translated from the exons ATGGCGCTGGGCTTGGAGCAGGCAGAGGAGCAGCGCCTGTACCAGCAGACGCTCCTGCAGGACGGGCTCAAGGACATGCTGGACCACGGCAAGTTCCTCGACTGTGTGGTGCGGGTAGGTGAGCGCGAGTTCCCGTGCCACCGCCTGGTGCTGGCCGCCTGCAGCCCCTACTTCCGGGCGCGCTTCCTGGCCGAGCCAGAGCGCGCAGGCGAGCTGCGCCTGGAGGAGGTGTCCCCGGACGTGGTGGCCCAGGTGCTGCACTACCTGTACACGTCGGAGATCGCGCTGGACGAGGCGAGCGTGCAGGATCTGTTCGCCGCGGCGCACCGCTTCCAGATCCCGTCTATCTTCACCATCTGCGTGTCCTTCCTGCAGAAGCGCCTGTGTCTCTCCAACTGCCTGGCTGTCTTCCGCCTCGGCCTCCTGCTCGACTGCGCGCGCCTAGCGGTGGCCGCCCGTGACTTCATCTGCGCGCGCTTCTCGCTCGTGGCGCGCGACGCAGACTTCCTCGGGCTCTCGGCCGACGAGCTCATCGCCATCATCTCCAGCGACGGTCTCAACGTGGAGAAGGAAGAGGCCGTGTTCGAGGCGGTGATGCGGTGGGCGAGCAGCGGCGACGCGGAGGCGCAGGCCGAGCGCCAGCGCGCACTGCCCACCGTCTTCGAGAGCGTGCGCTTCCGTCTGTTGCCGCGTGCCTTCCTGGAGAGCCGCGTGGAGCGCCACCCTCTCGTGCGCGCCCAGCCCGAGCTGCTGCGCAAGGTGCAGATGGTGAAGGACGCACACGAGGGCCGCCTCACCGTGCTGCgcaagaagaagaagggaaaggaggcagCCGGGGCCAAGGCGGCTGACAAGGGTACAGCTGATGCCAAGGcagaggaggacgaggaggaggccGAGCGTGTGCTACCAGGGATCCTCAATGACACTCTGCGCTTTGGCATGTTCCTGCAGGACCTCATCTTCATGATCAGTGAGGAGGGGGCCGTGGCCTATGATCCGGCAGCCAATGAGTGCTACTGTGCTTCCCTCTCCACACAGATCCCTAAGAACCACGTCAGCCTGGTGACTAAGGAAAACCAGGTCTTCGTGGCAGGGGGCCTCTTCTACAACGAGGACAACAAAGAGGACCCCATGAGTGCTTACTTCTTGCAG TTTGACCACCTGGACTCGGAGTGGCTGGGGATGCCACCGCTGCCCTCGCCGCGCTGCCTCTTCGGCCTGGGCGAGGCTCTCAACGCCATCTACGTGGTCGGCGGCCGAGAGCTCAAGGACGGCGAGAGCAGCCTAGACTCGGTCCTCTGCTACGACCGGCA GTCGTTCAAATGGGGCGAATCTGACCCGCTGCCTTATGCCGTGTATGGCCACGCGGTCCTCTCCCATATGGATCTTGTCTACGTCATTGGAGGCAAAGGCAGCGACAG gaAGTGCCTGAATAAGATGTGCGTTTATGACCCTAAGAAGTTCGAGTGGAAGGAGCTGGCACCCATGCAGACTGCCCGCTCTCTCTTTGGGGCCACCATCCATGACGGTCGCATTTTTGTTGCTGCTGGGGTCACAGACACAGGGTTGACCAGTTCAGCCGAAGTGTACAGCATCGCAGACAACAA GTGGGCACCCTTTGAGGCCTTCCCCCAGGAGCGCAGCTCGCTCAGCCTGGTCAGCCTGGCGGGCACCCTCTATGCCATCGGCGGCTTTGCCACACTGGAGACTGAGTCTGGGGAGCTGGTTCCCACGGAGCTCAATGACATCTGGAG ataTAATGAGGATGAGAAGAAGTGGGAGGGCGTCCTGCGGGAGATTGCCTACGCCGCTGGTGCCACCTTCCTACCTGTGCGGCTCAACGTGCTGCGTCTGACCAAGATGTGA